A stretch of DNA from Vanacampus margaritifer isolate UIUO_Vmar chromosome 1, RoL_Vmar_1.0, whole genome shotgun sequence:
TATTCAATTGTACACTAACCGTTTTGTCCCAGGCAGGGTTGtctataaaattaataaaaattgtgtGTGATTAGTGGGTTGTGATTCAGAAAATTCACAACTCAGTTGAGAGCTCACAGAAGGAAACTGCACTCCAGTGAGGGAAAATATACCTGTACTCCCAAAGAGCCCACTCAAGATGTTTACAAAGGGTAGGCGGGGGGTTGCATTTGTAGTCACAGCCAAGCCACCCTGGCGATTTGCTAAACAAATTAACAGTGAAGACTCCGACAACTGAGTGTGTGGTGTGAACATGAATGGCAAAAGACAGCAGactgtacatgtacatgtaAAGTACCATTCTTGAGTGGATGACaacatatatagttttattaAGACAAATGTTGAGAGAATGGgaaatttatgttttgttttgtttttgtctatctgtaaagaataaaaacatacattccAGATGACTGGAGCTAGGAAGTCTGCTCCCTCAGGAATGCCATGCATGACTACTTGAATTTGTTGTTGCCTTGGCTGCGCCAGTTTAGAAAGACTTTACACTTCCTCACTAAATAGCACATGCaaacttgatttatttttgcgtcaataaaattacaatacaattaTACTTCCgttgttttatttatgaaaGAGTGGTGAATCAATTACTTGGGAgctttaaaaaagaataataataataataataaaaaaaacacagattgtCTGCTACCCGGACACGTTGACACTGAGTAACGTTATTGGACAGCGTTAAAATTGGCAACTTGACAACCTGTGGCGCCACGTAAAATCCGTGTCCCAACACGCCAACTTCATCGTGCACCAAgccaaaaaaaacttaacacATTTTCCAGCACCTAAATTTAACGTTAGTAAAAAAGTGCAAGTAAATACATGAGTTTTAGTTATAGAAATCTGCCAGAAACAATAAAACACGTTTTCAACTCACCATTTCACGACTTTAACCAAGCGCTACAGTTTATCCTTTTGGAGTAATCCTGTACCCGTTAAAAGCAATGTTGGATTAGCGACTAGACATCACTACACTTTCGCCTGGTGTCCGTCTTAACTAGTCTCCCTTCGATCCAAACTGGCTCCATCCTGGGAAAAACCCTCATGTCCAAAGCATTCATCTGATTGGTCGATGGGCGAGTTTAGCACGCGCCCATTGGAGGAGCGAAGACGTCAATCAATTAGCCAACTTCTTCCTCCCCGGGAGGACTGGAATGTGGCCACGTGACTTGTGAGGTGGCTCCCGAGTCCCCACTGCACAGCTGTCCTGAGAAGATTTTAGATCGATTGATGATCTTCTGGAAATGGGACGCCTTAATATTTTCACACTATCGTATATGAAGCATTAGGTACACATCAGTGTTCACTGTTCACCATGCAGAGATTCTTAATTTCCCAAACATAGTGTCGTGAGATCAGGAAATTatccattttcatttaaaggtTTTGAAATTTATGTGAGTAAGTCAATTTGTGACTAAATTGACACAAGAGCATTATTATATTGTGTTatctttgtgacatttttgtttggtagtGTGCCAAGAGATTTTTCTAACGTGTATAAGTGCTATTgctcaatacatttaaaataatgataGGGAAGGGAACCATTTGCACAATTGTTGCAATACCTAATGTCAACCTTTTATGGACACAGTTAAAGATTTAACAACGTTGGGAAGCGTTTTAATCAAAAGTTAAATATTAACCTGGGGACCATGTGAACTGATAATATATGTGAACTGGTCAACCAGAACACTTAttgatatgtttttattttttaaacatcaacatTAAATGCAATATTCTGCATACTAGGTCTAATTATCAAAACATTATGAGGCCTATTtgaacattcaaaaaaaatctaaacttttgaatgcacacgTTGAACTGCTTTTTACACAGCTTGCAGTTTtctaacaaggagctgaatGACAAGATTCACGACAGGTAGACAGATACATTTCCAGGGATGTTCACTTAAACTTTCTGCTcatgtgactcttccagtctctctgcATCTCTGTTGCATCCTGCTGATAATAACACTTGCCCTTTGAGAACATATCCTGTTGGAAGCCTCGCAATATTTGTAAACTGACTGATGAAAAGTATTCTACAATGGCCTGTGATGCCATCTGAAACAACTATACTGCTTACTgttatacagtaaatatgtaATGAGAAGTACTtttagtaaaaacatttttttttttaaaccaaaacgtTTCAAGTTTTACACTAACAAATGTATTGGTTTATTGTACATAAATATAAGATTATGTGTAAATTCTTTATATTTCTGCCATAGACTAActcttttattcatttcattcaaatgttgaattttcatataaacatacacttttcttatatgtaataaaatatatttacaacaaattaACAGCATACTGCATAGTTccttagcatttttttaaaaaaaaaataacatacacGAGGATCTCAGCACACTAGGGTTCAAAAAAGCTTTATTAAGTCACCTGTGCACTTACACCCATAAATGGCCATGAAGTACAACCTCATATTGTTCAAATTAATGACCCTGAGCATTTACACATTCCTGTAGTTTCTACACTCACGCACACTTTGACAGAAAATCAATTCCTTCGCATACTTTTCTTGTGAATTTACACATCATCAACAGTGTGGTTTTCATGTACATAGTACTGTACTTTAACTTGAACACCCCTTGTGATTTTGGTGGCCATTCAATGGGCCCTCGTTGACCTATTCATCTATGGGTTGATTCATTTCATGTGGTAACAAATAATTAACAAAGTAGAAGGATAACAACTACATTTCGCTAGCGTCAGGCCaaatccttgtacctccaaaatagcacttttcaggagacccccaaaacagcatgtttgttcaaccatggCATCCATCAGAGCAAGCCATTTAGAACACTATTGATTGggtaataatttgtaaaaaataaaattaaaaataataatttaaaaaaacatgtgtgGTTCTGACCAATagtacagatttttttaaataaaaattaaaattcacCAACTTTTtgcccgacgccagcgatttGCAAACCTGTATTTTGGGCCAACCAAACTGTGGAATGATGACTCCTGCTTTGGACAACCACTTGGCCTTGACCTTTTCTGGAACTAATTAGTACACAGCAACAATCACATGAACGTACCTGGATTGCATTTTAAAACACTTTGCGGTAATTCTGAATCAAACCCGTTTCAGTTAATAATGagcacagaagaaaaaaaagcatctttcacttgttaaaataattttctgcAATTAAAAACCATTGCATGCTACACTCTGTCATACTGTGAAAAATAACACATGTAACCTATTGAAATCTTTTGGTAACATAGAAGTcaacgccccccacccccccaaaaaaaattcttgacaatatgttccatacaggcccactagtctaaatacggtattctagttaatattgcgttagtggactatgagttaagcagcaaaatccagcagttttattgaatatcagaaggcggccatattgccacttgctgtcgagtgaaaatgacatcatagttgctcaggtagcaaccaatcacagctgtgcttcagaaaacaggtgagttgtgattggtcgttgcctgagccttgagcaactgtgatgtcatcttcagtcgacagcaagtggaaaattggccgccttctgatattcaataaaactgctggattttgctgcttaactcatattccaccaatgtaatttttagactagtgaggtcacatataacatgttattatcaagaaatgtttaaggctgacttcccctttaaggtttATGATGAAAGCATTAGTCCAACAGAGCCGTAGTCTGGGCATGTCCCAGTCGTTCGTTCAGCATTGATGAACTACAACATGTTTTATACTGTTTGGTTGTAAAGTGGATTCAAAAGTTGAATCCCCACCTGCTCAGTCGTCCGCTGTTATTTTCAACTATAATTCAAAAGAAGAACCACATCATATTGCGTTTTGTCTATTAAAAGCATGGTTTCCACTTAACAGCTTCTCTACACACTCCAAAAATTCACACTTTAGTTCCTCACAATTGTGGTTTAGATCTGTGGTCCTCAACCACCGGTCCTCGGCTCGGTGCCAATCAgtaatgcattcattttttacgTCAGCCTCCCACCCAAACGATTACCTTCCAAAGGGCAGTATATGTAGAATTGGGTGATTATTTGATCGAGAATCATCATATTACAGTGAGCCGAATTGAGCTAAgaacatatttaaaatcaaatcgAAGTCACCAAAATCGCCAGCTGTGCCAGTATACAGATGTGGTGAGAGCAAGTGCAACTTTAGACCGAgtttctgccaccaaattgtcactcCGCTTGGTGCATTTACAGCCTTACGCTGTatattataaaattatatatatatgttaatttaaaatacaaatgtgaagAACAAGTACATGGGAATTATTTCAAGTGAATAGTACAAATAAAGTAGGTCGATTCaggtgcgttttttttttctttcaaaaaagcttaaaaggaaccccaactgtaatgacaagtttgctctatattatttatttggttgttgctaACATAACTATAAGattcaaactttatttggacgtacggcgccattgttatttacgtcgttACAttatttcacattgctcggcagagagccagccgccattctacgtcactacgcgccgaatgcgttgcgacgtaaacaaCAATGGCGCCGTAGgtgcaaataaagtttctacaaaatgtattaaactggaaacgatttttgaaaaatgaatctcgtACTTATGTTActaacaatcaaataaataatacagagcaaacttgtcatgacagtcgggggttccttttaagtcaCCTTAAAAAGTAACTGTGCCTGGTAACCAACTTCGCTGTTACTTCTTAACTTGCATGAGGTTTGTCAGCAGCATCAGCCTGATCCTCGGTGCGGTTGTTTCCAAGTGCCGGCTTATTGCCAAAGTTCCAGTCAACAGGGTTGAAGAGCTGCATGGTCTTCTTGTAGGTCCAAAATGGATTCATGATaatggtgagcagcagcaggccgATGAAGAAGACGAGGCGTAAGGCCAGGGGGAAGTTATTGTTGATCACCTCCCAGTGGTTAAAGCTTGTCCACCAAAGGTAGTAGGTTAGGACAATGCGACAGTGGAACATGTGGATCATCACCCATTGGTTGGCTTTCCAGAACAGACTTCTAGCCCAGCCGGCCTAACATGAACAAAGAGAGTGAGAaggaaagaaatgtaaaaaaactttACATTATGTACTAGGGATGTCACAATTTCATCAACAAACAACAGAGCAAACGGagaaaacgaccaatcacagctcacttgctTTCtgaaggtgagccgtgattggtcgttacctgagccctgagcaactgtgatgtcattttcagtcgacagcaagtcgcaaaatggatggattaaaaacgggtggattttgctgcttaactcacattcAACACcccaatattaatcataatgcgtgtttatactagtgggggcacatacaacatattgtaaagaaaattttagggttgacttccacttaaatGTAAGAAACTGGCTGGATTTGGCTTTGTGAAAAGTATCTTTCCTTATACGTATCACGAATCGATATGTGTAATGTGTAGATGCtatgagtttcactttttaacaaaacttctaaaatgaatgacattttctccaataatattaaaatgtaaaaaaaaaatatatatatatatatatatatatatatatatatatatatatatatatatatatatatatatatatatatatatatatatatatatatatatatatatatatatatactttttttttcttcctgatacTAAACATTAGcccacaataaatatttttcaaaacttgtttgcagttttatttttatttttttattactaacttatagggctgggcaataaatcaaattaatttgattaatcttcattttaaaaatcaagtcATTGAAAATTTGCGAAATCGTGAAATCGAGGTGCATATAAATAATACTCTTATGAATAGCTATTTTTTGCACAAGCTATGAATGTTAACTTTACGTTAAAACTTAAAGTCAGTATAGaatattgttgtctgaacattttgctcaggatttatttttgaataaataaaagtttgttgttgttttttttattattattattaaaatcgtaattatcCAGTATGagatatgtattttttggccatatcgcccagccctacttgctttaattactgttaaaaaaaattatatctcaGACCATCACacaatgtgttttatattagtaTTTTCTGCACAGTTACAAAATACAGCATTGTGCTTTGAAGTTAttgggggggctgggggggggggggtcttcagCAGGAAGTGGGACTTTAGTCAAGATGGAAGGACAAAGGAATTCTTCCCTTCCCAATGTAAGCCACATACAAGCATACATCCAACTCAATGAAAGAATGTCTTCTGTCGTGTGTGCCTCATGCATGCAGACCAAATGTAATTACTTCAAGTACAGTTGAAAACGACTGACTATTTAACATCTGTAATGCGCTTTGATGAACTGAATGTAACTTAAACGGCAGAACAAGAAAGTATAGctcagaaataaaaatataacttcCTTCTCTAagaacataaaacatatttttaagattttaaatgAAACCTGACGACTTTTGTACTACATATATTAAATGgagtacaaaaaaagtattactATTTCAAAACCATTATTTTACAATTGGAAACACAATAGTGATCGGATATTTTCATACCATTTCATCTCAAATTGCGCCCTAAAAAGATAAACAAAACACAGGCGATGCAATATTGTCTTACCTTCAGAAGCATCCAGGATATGCAGGTGAATGGTGTGCTCATTTCCAACAGTAGCACCACCATTGGCACAAAGTGGCCCATGGAATCTGACATAATTCCCCCTCCGTATCCTGCCAGGGCGAAGAAATGGTGCGTTGCC
This window harbors:
- the cln8 gene encoding protein CLN8: MDPEQQLPPSEATSQAIAEYFPWNVRFQLIGLGFAFYASVFLLAHFLSSSLSRTYNCLQAKEKVFWSLAATRAVFGIQSSVAGLRALTQDSRLSRDIASGQEDWSWFNMLTATGFFVFENAAFHAYSFMFRSLDLALATHHFFALAGYGGGIMSDSMGHFVPMVVLLLEMSTPFTCISWMLLKAGWARSLFWKANQWVMIHMFHCRIVLTYYLWWTSFNHWEVINNNFPLALRLVFFIGLLLLTIIMNPFWTYKKTMQLFNPVDWNFGNKPALGNNRTEDQADAADKPHAS